One window of Macrococcus sp. 19Msa1099 genomic DNA carries:
- a CDS encoding ABC transporter ATP-binding protein: protein MLKLEHISKRYREGYVLKDISCDVQLGEFFVLVGPSGCGKSTLLNMIAGLEDITEGELYIDGQLANHLHPKARSLSMVFQNYALYPHMTVEKNILFTLENRKVPKAVRYDRMLEAAKLVGLEDYLKKKPGELSGGQCQRVALARAIASESKLCLMDEPLSNLDAKLRGQMRVELRQLQQRLGMTMIYVTHDQVEAMTMSDRIMVLNEGQVQQIGTPLEIYNEPNNKFVASFIGSPAMNIVRGDVVDGIVQFGDFNLPINMPVADGAIEVGFRPEDVTRDALGAPVTVTACEMLGDTTVVTFIVNGAQCIAKFSEQVMLEIGDEIRISINDKKVQYFDSESGVVIK, encoded by the coding sequence ATGCTGAAGCTAGAACATATCAGTAAACGTTATAGAGAAGGTTATGTGCTCAAGGATATCTCATGTGATGTGCAGCTTGGTGAGTTCTTCGTCCTTGTCGGCCCGAGTGGCTGTGGGAAGAGTACGCTGCTAAACATGATTGCGGGTCTTGAGGATATCACAGAGGGTGAACTCTATATTGACGGACAGCTTGCAAATCATCTGCATCCGAAAGCACGTTCATTGTCGATGGTGTTTCAGAACTATGCGTTATATCCGCATATGACGGTTGAGAAGAATATTCTATTTACGCTAGAGAATCGTAAGGTACCTAAAGCGGTGCGTTATGACAGGATGTTAGAAGCGGCGAAGCTTGTTGGGTTAGAAGATTATTTGAAGAAGAAACCCGGCGAACTCTCTGGTGGCCAGTGTCAGCGTGTGGCATTAGCGCGTGCCATCGCCAGTGAATCGAAGCTGTGCTTAATGGACGAACCGTTATCTAACCTGGATGCCAAGCTGCGCGGCCAGATGCGTGTCGAGTTACGACAGTTACAGCAGCGCCTCGGTATGACGATGATTTATGTAACGCATGACCAGGTTGAGGCGATGACGATGAGTGATCGTATTATGGTCTTGAATGAAGGGCAAGTACAGCAGATTGGCACCCCGCTTGAAATTTATAATGAGCCAAACAATAAGTTCGTTGCGAGTTTTATAGGGTCTCCTGCGATGAATATTGTACGTGGTGATGTAGTGGATGGTATAGTGCAGTTCGGTGACTTCAATCTACCAATTAACATGCCGGTTGCTGATGGTGCGATAGAGGTAGGGTTCAGACCCGAAGATGTGACACGTGATGCGTTAGGGGCGCCCGTTACTGTAACGGCGTGCGAGATGTTAGGAGATACGACGGTCGTCACCTTCATAGTCAATGGCGCGCAATGTATCGCTAAGTTTTCAGAGCAGGTGATGCTTGAGATTGGTGATGAGATTCGCATCTCGATCAATGATAAGAAAGTTCAATATTTCGATTCTGAAAGTGGAGTAGTGATTAAATAA
- the bioB gene encoding biotin synthase BioB — translation MLAQRIIKGESISKAEALSLFVDNNIDTYDLLHEAYQVRKYYYGRKVKLNMILNAKSGICPEDCGYCGQSKLMKNKDKYLLVDSEQIKSGADFCATHDIGTYCIVMSGRGPSDKEVDHIADTVETIKHEHPQLKICACLGLTNDEQAKKLKSAGVDRYNHNINTSENYHDEVVTTHTYQDRVDTIEIMKANNISPCSGVICGMGETDEDIIDMALALRAIDADSIPVNFLHPVKGTKFGNEDNLTPERCLRILSMFRLINPSKEIRIAGGREVNLRTLQPLAMQAANSIFVGDYLITNGQPNELDYKMLEDLGFEIDINESEVNKAALKI, via the coding sequence ATGTTAGCGCAACGTATTATTAAAGGAGAAAGTATTTCAAAAGCAGAAGCATTATCGTTATTTGTCGATAATAATATAGATACATATGACTTACTACATGAAGCATATCAAGTGCGTAAATATTATTATGGTCGTAAGGTGAAACTGAATATGATTCTTAATGCGAAGAGTGGGATTTGTCCAGAAGACTGTGGTTATTGCGGACAATCGAAACTGATGAAGAATAAAGACAAATATTTACTGGTTGATAGTGAACAGATTAAATCAGGTGCAGATTTCTGTGCAACACATGACATCGGCACTTATTGTATTGTTATGAGTGGGCGAGGGCCAAGTGATAAAGAGGTTGATCATATTGCAGATACTGTTGAAACAATTAAACACGAACATCCGCAGCTTAAGATTTGCGCTTGTCTCGGTCTGACGAATGATGAACAAGCAAAGAAGCTGAAATCGGCTGGCGTAGATCGTTATAATCACAATATTAATACGAGTGAAAATTATCATGACGAAGTCGTAACGACACATACATATCAAGACCGTGTCGATACCATTGAAATCATGAAAGCCAATAACATCTCGCCATGTTCAGGTGTAATATGTGGGATGGGTGAGACAGATGAGGATATTATTGATATGGCATTAGCGCTTCGAGCGATAGACGCAGATAGTATCCCGGTAAACTTCCTTCATCCTGTAAAGGGGACGAAGTTCGGTAATGAAGATAACTTAACACCAGAACGCTGTTTAAGAATATTATCGATGTTCAGATTGATTAATCCGTCGAAAGAAATCCGCATTGCTGGGGGTAGAGAAGTGAATTTAAGAACATTACAACCCCTTGCGATGCAGGCAGCAAACTCCATCTTTGTAGGAGATTATCTGATTACCAATGGACAGCCGAATGAACTCGATTATAAGATGCTAGAAGATCTAGGTTTTGAGATTGATATAAATGAATCTGAAGTAAATAAAGCAGCACTCAAAATTTGA
- a CDS encoding RecQ family ATP-dependent DNA helicase — MNIESRALQLLQTSYGNVAQFRDGQLEAIQAVANKRKVLVIQKTGWGKSIVYFIATKLLREDGSGPTIIISPLLALMHNQIDAAAKLGLNVVTINSNNRDEWDSIYSNLDAADAIIVSPEKLSDPRFIEALTAINDIELIVVDEAHSISDWGHDFRPDYQRIVNLLKTLPDSIAVLGTTATANDRVIDDIKDQLGDDLAVFRGNLMRDNISIQINPVQSKVERLAFVTDALLNHSFISKSQGIIYCLTKKECDSVAEFLKLHNIDAEAYYSGMQDEFGNNTEEAVLARFHEGTLRVIVATIKLGMGYDKSDIGFVMHFQLPQNLISYYQQIGRAGRNGKPALAILLHGDEDEEIIKSFIDSSYKDPELLSQILDLLRQYPEGLSRNEILPHFNLNTTKLAGVLKYLYVHEYIELHKRKYVINEQNTFDATANAKLQNKLNDTRMNELNNLKRFINYDGCYMKYIAEELDAPDIKEVCGMCTYCRNRIFVPMTNDNPYLESATQYKNKLHGEIAPRKRTAYNKKIEEHLQMQPGWTYTTDAYSPIGRRFMLEKEHDQVSEKTVATVRHFLKDMIYQNEIDAIVPVPSLRNPGLVKTLAEQLAQSFNIEYIEAVEKIRPGASQRDMKNSMMQEQNIKDTIHIVNHEQLTGKNILLIDDIVNSRWTMTVVASQLLESADKVYPFALINNGSE; from the coding sequence ATGAATATTGAAAGTCGCGCACTTCAGTTATTACAGACGTCATATGGCAACGTCGCTCAGTTCCGCGATGGGCAACTTGAAGCAATACAAGCAGTAGCAAATAAAAGAAAAGTGCTCGTCATACAGAAGACCGGTTGGGGAAAATCTATCGTTTACTTTATAGCTACAAAGCTATTAAGAGAAGACGGCAGTGGTCCAACGATCATTATCAGTCCACTGCTTGCATTGATGCACAACCAGATTGATGCAGCTGCAAAGCTCGGGTTGAATGTTGTAACAATCAACAGTAATAATCGCGATGAATGGGATAGCATCTATTCCAACCTCGATGCAGCAGATGCTATCATCGTCTCACCGGAGAAATTATCAGATCCACGTTTCATAGAAGCACTGACTGCAATCAATGATATCGAGCTGATTGTTGTGGATGAAGCACATTCTATCTCAGACTGGGGCCATGATTTCAGACCGGATTATCAACGTATCGTCAACTTACTCAAGACATTACCAGATTCTATCGCAGTATTAGGTACGACTGCTACAGCCAATGATCGTGTCATCGATGATATTAAAGATCAGCTCGGTGATGATTTAGCTGTCTTTCGCGGCAACTTAATGCGCGATAATATTTCTATTCAAATTAATCCGGTACAATCTAAAGTTGAGCGTCTTGCTTTTGTGACTGACGCATTACTGAATCACTCTTTCATAAGCAAGTCACAAGGCATCATCTACTGTCTCACAAAAAAAGAATGTGATTCAGTAGCCGAGTTCTTAAAACTGCATAATATCGACGCTGAAGCTTATTACTCCGGTATGCAGGATGAATTCGGTAATAACACAGAAGAAGCGGTACTCGCACGCTTTCATGAAGGTACGCTACGTGTCATCGTTGCCACAATTAAACTTGGCATGGGTTATGATAAATCAGACATCGGATTCGTAATGCACTTTCAACTGCCACAAAACTTAATATCGTATTACCAGCAAATCGGTCGTGCAGGCAGAAACGGAAAACCTGCCCTTGCTATCCTTCTGCATGGTGATGAAGATGAAGAAATTATCAAATCATTTATAGATTCATCTTACAAAGACCCAGAGCTATTGTCACAGATTCTCGATCTGCTGAGACAGTATCCGGAAGGCTTATCACGTAATGAGATACTCCCACACTTCAACTTGAATACGACAAAGCTTGCAGGTGTTCTAAAGTATCTCTATGTCCATGAATATATTGAGCTGCACAAAAGAAAGTATGTCATCAACGAACAAAATACATTTGATGCGACTGCAAATGCGAAGCTTCAGAACAAACTCAATGATACGCGCATGAATGAATTAAACAACCTCAAACGATTTATCAACTATGATGGCTGTTATATGAAATACATTGCCGAAGAACTTGATGCCCCAGACATTAAAGAAGTCTGTGGCATGTGTACTTATTGCAGAAATCGTATATTTGTCCCAATGACAAATGATAATCCATACCTTGAATCAGCGACGCAATATAAAAATAAGTTACATGGTGAAATAGCACCAAGAAAACGTACAGCTTATAACAAAAAGATTGAAGAACACTTACAGATGCAACCCGGATGGACATATACAACTGATGCATATTCTCCTATCGGCAGACGATTTATGCTAGAAAAAGAACACGATCAGGTTTCTGAAAAAACAGTAGCAACAGTCCGCCATTTCTTGAAAGATATGATATATCAGAATGAAATTGATGCGATTGTTCCCGTTCCAAGTTTAAGGAATCCAGGACTCGTCAAAACATTGGCCGAGCAGCTTGCTCAAAGTTTTAACATCGAATATATCGAAGCTGTGGAAAAGATACGTCCTGGCGCATCACAAAGAGATATGAAAAATTCTATGATGCAAGAACAAAATATTAAAGACACGATTCATATCGTCAATCATGAGCAACTCACAGGTAAGAACATACTGCTTATAGACGACATCGTAAATTCCAGATGGACGATGACCGTTGTTGCATCACAGCTTCTAGAAAGCGCTGATAAAGTCTATCCATTTGCGCTGATTAATAACGGTAGTGAATAA
- a CDS encoding M20 family metallopeptidase — protein sequence MHKRLLDRLKAKEEKMIKIRRYLHEHPELSFKEENTSDYIADFYRDLDVSVERNIGPRGIKVTIDSGNPGKTLAIRADFDALPIQEETGLPYASKVEGVMHACGHDAHTAYMLVLAETLAELKDTFKGKVVVIHQPAEEVPPGGAKAMIQEGVLEDVDHVLGLHVMSTMKTGTIYYRPGYVQTGRAFFRLKIKGRAGHGSSPHMANDAIVASSIFVTSAQTIVSRRLSPFDAGVVTIGSFDGQGQFNIIQDTVSLEGDVRALTDQTKEVIETEIRRIVKGIEVMFDVECELDYQDDYPALYNDPEFTQYVADTLQSADLDFDVALTEPQPPSEDFAYYAKERPSSFIYAGASPEDGHIYPHHHPKFNINERSLLIAAQAVGTVVIDYLNQ from the coding sequence ATGCATAAACGATTATTAGACAGACTGAAAGCAAAAGAAGAGAAGATGATTAAGATTCGCAGATATTTACATGAACATCCTGAACTATCTTTTAAGGAAGAAAATACATCTGACTATATCGCAGATTTTTATAGAGATTTGGATGTTTCAGTCGAACGTAATATTGGACCCCGTGGGATTAAAGTTACGATTGATTCAGGGAATCCTGGCAAAACATTAGCTATCCGTGCAGATTTCGATGCGTTGCCAATACAGGAAGAAACAGGCTTACCCTATGCGTCTAAGGTCGAAGGTGTGATGCATGCATGTGGTCATGATGCACATACAGCATATATGCTCGTCCTCGCTGAAACACTTGCAGAACTGAAGGATACGTTTAAAGGTAAAGTAGTGGTCATCCATCAGCCTGCAGAAGAAGTGCCGCCCGGTGGAGCGAAGGCAATGATACAAGAGGGTGTCTTAGAGGACGTGGATCACGTATTAGGTTTACATGTCATGAGCACGATGAAGACAGGGACCATCTATTATCGACCTGGTTATGTTCAGACTGGACGTGCTTTCTTTAGATTGAAGATTAAAGGAAGGGCGGGACACGGTTCAAGTCCGCATATGGCAAATGATGCAATTGTTGCATCGAGTATATTTGTCACGAGTGCACAAACGATTGTATCTAGACGGCTTAGTCCGTTTGATGCAGGGGTCGTGACGATAGGTTCGTTTGATGGGCAGGGGCAGTTTAACATCATACAGGATACCGTATCATTAGAAGGTGATGTCAGAGCGCTGACAGATCAGACGAAAGAAGTAATCGAAACAGAGATTCGACGCATTGTTAAAGGGATAGAAGTGATGTTTGACGTAGAGTGTGAACTTGATTATCAGGATGACTATCCTGCCCTTTATAACGATCCTGAATTTACGCAGTACGTTGCAGATACACTTCAAAGCGCAGATCTAGACTTTGATGTTGCACTGACCGAGCCACAACCCCCATCAGAGGATTTTGCCTATTATGCTAAGGAGAGACCTTCATCATTTATTTATGCAGGGGCGAGCCCAGAAGATGGACATATATACCCGCATCATCATCCGAAATTTAATATCAACGAAAGATCATTACTGATTGCAGCTCAAGCAGTTGGCACGGTCGTCATAGACTATTTAAATCAATAA
- a CDS encoding YeeE/YedE family protein — translation MGWTIFSGLIIGLLLGFVMQRTRFCLTGGFRDMYVQKNNKMFYALLVAITIQAIGLAILTSLHVLEIPYDAYSVIGTIFGSFIFGVGIVLAGGCATGTWYRAGEGLIGSWIALFMYALFAAITKNGALKPALDKVNGMTVVESKMSTMFGLPYWVLVLILSALTLFFVVKTLRKPKVAVPKLKQKFTGVRHLFFEKKYHPFFAAVLIGLIALAAWPMSYSTGRNYGLGITTPSAKLLQFLVNGDVTLLDWGVYLVLGILIGSYIAARGSREFKWRLPDKITIRNSAIGGALMGIGAAFAGGCSIGNGLVSTATMNTQGWLSLLFIILGTWFMSYFLFVKPMKQAKSEIAATKVKTQTV, via the coding sequence ATGGGCTGGACTATTTTTAGCGGTTTAATTATTGGTTTACTACTTGGATTTGTGATGCAGCGTACACGTTTTTGCTTAACTGGAGGCTTCAGAGATATGTACGTTCAAAAGAACAATAAAATGTTCTATGCATTGCTTGTCGCAATTACAATACAAGCGATTGGATTAGCAATATTAACGTCTTTACATGTGCTCGAAATTCCTTATGATGCATATTCTGTAATCGGTACGATATTCGGTTCATTTATATTTGGTGTGGGTATCGTTCTTGCAGGTGGCTGTGCAACGGGAACGTGGTATCGCGCAGGTGAAGGATTGATTGGAAGCTGGATTGCATTATTTATGTATGCACTGTTTGCAGCGATTACGAAGAACGGTGCATTAAAACCAGCGCTTGATAAGGTTAATGGTATGACTGTTGTAGAATCAAAGATGAGTACAATGTTTGGTTTACCCTATTGGGTATTAGTTTTAATATTAAGTGCACTTACGTTATTCTTTGTCGTTAAAACATTAAGAAAACCTAAAGTTGCGGTACCGAAATTGAAGCAAAAATTTACTGGCGTACGTCATCTATTCTTTGAAAAGAAATATCATCCTTTCTTTGCGGCAGTACTTATTGGGCTTATCGCACTTGCTGCATGGCCGATGAGTTACTCGACAGGTCGTAACTATGGTTTAGGAATCACAACACCGTCAGCCAAGCTATTACAGTTCTTAGTCAATGGTGATGTTACGCTGCTTGACTGGGGTGTATACTTGGTACTTGGAATTCTTATCGGTTCATACATTGCGGCAAGAGGATCAAGAGAATTTAAATGGCGTCTTCCAGATAAGATTACGATTCGCAACAGCGCAATAGGCGGTGCATTGATGGGGATCGGTGCAGCATTTGCTGGAGGATGTTCTATCGGTAATGGCTTAGTATCCACTGCCACGATGAACACACAGGGCTGGCTGTCATTATTATTTATTATTCTTGGAACTTGGTTTATGAGTTATTTCTTATTCGTGAAGCCGATGAAACAAGCGAAATCTGAAATCGCGGCTACAAAGGTTAAAACACAGACAGTATAG
- a CDS encoding sulfurtransferase TusA family protein: MLYELGTVGMVCPFPLIEAQKKMEALSSGDELKIDFDCTQATEAIPNWAAEQGYPVTNYEQLDDASWTITVQKK, encoded by the coding sequence ATGTTATATGAACTTGGAACTGTAGGAATGGTATGTCCCTTTCCTTTAATAGAAGCGCAGAAGAAAATGGAAGCATTAAGTTCAGGTGATGAACTTAAAATAGATTTCGACTGTACACAAGCGACGGAAGCAATTCCGAACTGGGCAGCTGAACAAGGCTACCCTGTTACAAACTATGAACAGTTGGATGATGCTTCTTGGACGATTACCGTTCAGAAAAAATAA
- a CDS encoding DUF2188 domain-containing protein yields MMWTMDDYPDTWKHFEQLERKKAIDIANAMLKEGYKESDLIPIATAQAKKWYQSASQEELKELKNKKITLHNDEGTSNPELMDNDVEVYFEDTWKVRSKGAKRASDSFSTKAEAVKRAHEIADNKGTKVITHNKDT; encoded by the coding sequence ATTATGTGGACAATGGATGATTATCCGGACACATGGAAACACTTTGAACAGCTCGAACGTAAGAAAGCGATTGATATTGCAAACGCGATGCTGAAAGAAGGTTATAAAGAATCAGATCTTATTCCAATTGCAACAGCTCAAGCTAAGAAGTGGTATCAATCCGCTTCACAAGAAGAACTTAAGGAATTAAAGAATAAAAAAATTACGCTTCATAATGACGAGGGTACGAGCAATCCAGAACTTATGGATAATGATGTAGAAGTGTACTTCGAAGATACTTGGAAAGTTAGGTCGAAAGGTGCAAAGCGCGCCTCCGATAGTTTCTCCACTAAAGCTGAAGCCGTTAAACGTGCACATGAAATCGCTGATAATAAAGGGACGAAGGTCATTACGCATAATAAAGACACATAA
- a CDS encoding AbgT family transporter codes for MVEQKIKKKGFIDRSLDIIEKSGNKLPDPVVIFISLCLIILFASFVTGTMGVSAKNPADGKVIEAVNLLTPEGIAKIISEAVNNFAAFPPLGLVLVVMIGVGVAEKTGYFETLMKYTIEKTPRKIIVPMIILVGILGNAAGDAAPIVLPPIAAMVFIKLGYHPVAGLVMAYASALGGYSASLMIGMSDALIVSFTEPAAKLVDDSVPVNAVMNYYFLCVSTVVLLIAAWFVTVKITIPRFGAYKSDVHTAAEDVTPIERKAMIYANIALLIAMVIVMFLAVPENGLLRNAKTGSLIQDSPLMNGIVPIITVLFFVPGLVYGFVAGTMRSTKKFAEMLGDAMSTMGPFIVIVFFAAQMLAYFKWSNLGTIIAIKGAEALQGQNGVVLILGVLALSAFINMLIGSASAKWAIMAPILVPMLMLLGFHPAFTQVIYRVGDSITNPITPMMPYLPLLLSYAQRYVKDIGLGTLIAALMPFSVAFGIFWTILLIVWYLTGLPVGPGGPIHLK; via the coding sequence ATGGTAGAACAAAAGATAAAGAAGAAAGGGTTTATCGATCGATCTTTAGATATCATCGAGAAATCAGGGAATAAATTGCCTGATCCAGTTGTTATTTTTATTTCACTATGTCTTATCATTTTGTTTGCTTCATTTGTTACTGGAACGATGGGTGTTTCTGCTAAGAATCCAGCTGACGGTAAAGTGATTGAAGCAGTGAACTTATTAACGCCTGAAGGTATTGCTAAGATTATTTCAGAAGCAGTTAATAACTTTGCAGCATTTCCACCACTTGGCCTCGTCCTTGTTGTGATGATTGGTGTAGGAGTTGCAGAGAAAACGGGGTACTTTGAGACGTTAATGAAGTATACCATCGAGAAGACACCGCGCAAGATTATTGTTCCAATGATTATATTGGTAGGAATCCTTGGAAATGCTGCGGGTGATGCGGCACCAATCGTACTTCCTCCAATCGCTGCGATGGTCTTTATTAAGCTTGGTTATCATCCGGTCGCAGGGCTTGTTATGGCTTATGCCTCAGCGCTCGGTGGGTATTCAGCAAGTTTGATGATTGGGATGAGTGATGCATTAATCGTGTCGTTTACAGAACCAGCGGCGAAACTTGTCGATGATAGTGTTCCAGTAAATGCGGTGATGAACTACTATTTCCTATGTGTGTCTACAGTAGTGTTACTCATTGCTGCTTGGTTCGTTACAGTCAAGATAACAATACCTAGATTTGGAGCATATAAAAGCGATGTGCATACTGCTGCTGAAGATGTCACTCCAATAGAACGTAAAGCAATGATCTATGCAAATATTGCATTGCTGATTGCGATGGTGATTGTGATGTTTTTAGCGGTTCCTGAGAATGGATTATTGAGAAATGCGAAAACAGGAAGCCTTATTCAGGACTCTCCACTTATGAATGGAATCGTTCCAATTATAACAGTGCTGTTCTTCGTGCCAGGACTGGTCTATGGCTTTGTAGCAGGGACGATGCGTTCTACGAAGAAGTTTGCAGAGATGCTAGGGGATGCGATGAGTACGATGGGACCATTTATCGTAATCGTATTCTTCGCTGCACAAATGCTTGCGTATTTTAAATGGAGTAATCTTGGAACGATCATCGCGATTAAAGGGGCGGAGGCTTTGCAAGGGCAAAACGGCGTTGTACTGATACTCGGCGTATTAGCTTTGTCTGCGTTTATCAATATGCTGATTGGTAGTGCATCAGCCAAGTGGGCAATCATGGCTCCTATCCTAGTTCCGATGTTGATGTTACTCGGATTCCATCCAGCATTTACACAAGTAATCTACCGTGTCGGAGATTCGATAACAAATCCGATTACACCGATGATGCCTTACTTACCACTATTATTGTCTTATGCACAACGCTATGTGAAGGATATCGGCCTTGGAACATTGATTGCAGCATTGATGCCGTTCTCTGTAGCATTCGGTATATTCTGGACAATATTATTAATTGTTTGGTATTTAACAGGACTTCCAGTGGGACCAGGAGGACCGATCCATTTGAAATAG
- a CDS encoding DUF805 domain-containing protein codes for MNSYLSFWKRAFDFKGKSSVNDFKIPFNFHLLLAFIIFPFVHSFVGGKLWTIQDIKIGNLMIPIKISSWVLYLYVITYIPTLALTMRRYHDLNEEKEMGLLFVTFPLIYIIGTFMLLIAGQGLPDTLMVSIIIVILLILPLIWFIAEWFKLSFKSIK; via the coding sequence ATGAATTCATATTTATCATTTTGGAAGCGAGCATTTGATTTTAAAGGAAAGTCTTCTGTAAATGACTTTAAAATACCATTCAATTTTCATTTGTTATTAGCTTTCATTATTTTTCCTTTCGTACATAGTTTTGTTGGTGGAAAGCTGTGGACAATACAAGATATCAAGATAGGTAATTTAATGATACCAATTAAGATTTCAAGTTGGGTACTTTATTTATATGTCATTACATACATTCCTACACTTGCTTTAACAATGAGAAGATACCACGATTTAAATGAAGAAAAAGAAATGGGATTATTATTTGTAACATTTCCGCTTATTTATATCATTGGGACGTTTATGCTACTTATTGCTGGGCAGGGATTACCTGATACTTTGATGGTCTCAATCATTATCGTCATCCTCCTGATCCTACCTTTAATATGGTTTATTGCAGAATGGTTTAAATTATCATTTAAAAGTATAAAGTAA
- the dhaK gene encoding dihydroxyacetone kinase subunit DhaK has protein sequence MKKLLKEKTSFVSDMLKGMALTDESHEVVADSIIVRKEKKIGKVALVSGGGSGHEPAHAGYVAEGMLDAAVCGEVFTSPTPDKVLEAIKSVATDAGVLLIIKNYAGDVMNFEMAMELAEMEGIKVDRVIVRDDVVIENKEQRRGVAGTVIVHKVAGYYAEQGLSLEEIKSKVEALLPNIATIGMAIKPCMVPTTGRYGFDLADDEMEIGIGIHGEKGIYREKIEPIDKVIERLMTEIEANLEFDDAVVMLNGMGGTPLSELSVAAHYLDEYFKSKNKSITKFLVGDYMTALDMQGFSITVVKSDEALIEALSANTKSKYFL, from the coding sequence TTGAAAAAATTACTTAAAGAAAAGACATCGTTTGTATCAGATATGTTAAAAGGAATGGCTCTTACTGATGAATCTCATGAAGTGGTTGCAGATTCTATTATTGTACGTAAAGAAAAGAAGATAGGAAAAGTTGCACTTGTATCAGGCGGTGGTAGTGGCCATGAGCCGGCACATGCTGGTTATGTTGCTGAGGGCATGCTAGATGCAGCAGTTTGCGGTGAGGTATTTACTTCTCCAACACCGGATAAAGTTCTTGAAGCCATTAAATCAGTTGCAACAGATGCGGGTGTATTACTGATTATTAAAAATTATGCCGGAGATGTCATGAATTTTGAGATGGCGATGGAACTTGCTGAAATGGAAGGAATAAAGGTTGATCGCGTGATTGTACGTGATGATGTTGTAATTGAGAATAAAGAGCAACGCCGCGGTGTGGCAGGTACGGTCATCGTTCACAAAGTTGCAGGTTATTATGCTGAACAAGGGTTATCATTAGAAGAAATTAAATCAAAAGTTGAAGCATTACTTCCGAATATTGCAACCATCGGAATGGCGATTAAGCCTTGTATGGTCCCTACAACAGGTCGATATGGATTTGACCTGGCAGATGACGAAATGGAGATTGGTATTGGGATTCATGGTGAGAAAGGAATTTATCGTGAAAAGATTGAACCAATTGATAAGGTTATCGAAAGGCTGATGACTGAAATAGAAGCGAATTTAGAGTTTGATGACGCAGTAGTAATGCTTAATGGCATGGGAGGTACACCGCTAAGTGAGCTTTCGGTAGCCGCGCATTACTTAGATGAATATTTTAAATCAAAAAACAAATCAATTACTAAATTTCTTGTAGGTGACTATATGACAGCATTAGATATGCAAGGATTTTCGATTACAGTAGTCAAATCAGATGAAGCATTGATTGAAGCATTAAGTGCAAATACTAAAAGCAAATATTTTTTGTAG
- the dhaL gene encoding dihydroxyacetone kinase subunit DhaL, which yields MNAQELSVNLKALYKVFEENEILLTNLDREIGDGDHGVNMLRGFKAVDEKLSGDTISEVLKNCGMTLMSVVGGASGPLYGFSFVKMSQVAEEEISRDNVSKLIEAFKDAVASRGQVSGGEKTMYDVISKVSDALNQGNIPSIEALQQYAEETKDMMATKGRAAYFKEQSVGTIDPGAQSSVWVLDALLSGVR from the coding sequence ATGAATGCACAAGAACTTTCAGTAAATTTAAAGGCATTATATAAAGTATTTGAAGAAAATGAAATATTGCTTACAAACTTAGACCGTGAAATCGGTGATGGCGATCATGGTGTGAATATGCTCCGAGGATTTAAAGCAGTCGATGAAAAGTTGTCAGGTGATACGATCAGTGAAGTCTTGAAAAATTGTGGTATGACACTGATGAGTGTTGTCGGTGGGGCGTCAGGTCCGTTGTATGGTTTCTCATTTGTAAAGATGTCACAAGTTGCTGAAGAAGAAATTAGCCGTGACAATGTTAGTAAGCTTATTGAAGCTTTTAAAGATGCGGTTGCAAGCCGTGGTCAAGTTTCAGGTGGAGAAAAGACGATGTATGATGTGATCAGTAAAGTTAGTGATGCATTGAATCAAGGTAATATCCCATCGATTGAAGCATTACAGCAGTATGCAGAAGAAACGAAGGATATGATGGCGACAAAAGGTCGAGCAGCTTATTTTAAAGAACAGTCGGTAGGTACAATTGATCCTGGTGCACAGAGTAGTGTATGGGTGTTAGATGCCTTACTTTCGGGAGTGAGATAA